AGGGTCGACGAGGAGGAGGTCGTCAAGCGTCTCTCCGGCCGTCGCTCCTGCCCTGAGTGCGGCCGTGTGTACCACGTCGAGTACGACGCCCCCCGTGAGGCGGGCGAGTGCGACAACGAGGGTGCCGAGCTGTACCAGCGCGAGGACGACCGCGAGGAGACCATCCGGCACCGCCTGAAGGTCTACCGTGACCAGACGGCTCCGCTGGTCGAGTTCTACTCCGGTGAGGGTCTGCTGGCCACCATCGCCGCCACGGGTGCCGTGTCGGAGGTGACGGCCCGTGCGAAGGCCGCCATCGAGGAGAAGCGGTCGGCGGTCTGATGTTTCGAAAGGCGGATCCGGGCGTGCAGATCAAGACGCCGGAACAGATCGCCAAGATGAGGGCGGCGGGTCAGATCGTGGCCCGCGCCCTGGACACCCTCCGGGCCGCGGTGCGGCCCGGGGTGTCGACCCTTGAGCTGGACTCGGTCGCGGAGAAGGTCATCCGGGACGCCGGGGCGGTCCCCTCCTTCAAGGGCTACCACGGCTTCCCCGGTTCGATCTGCGCCTCGGTGAACGAGGAGGTCGTGCACGGGATCCCTACTTCCGAGCGCGTTCTGGCCGAGGGCGACATCATCTCTGTCGACTGCGGTGCCATTCTCGACGGCTGGCACGGCGACTCCGCGGTGACCATCGCGGTCGGCCAGGGCCGGCCCGAGGACCTCGCGATGATGGAGACGTGCGAGGAGTCCATGTGGCAGGGGATCGCGCAGATGCGCCCGGGCAAGCGCCTGGGTGACATCGGGTACGCGATCGGCGGCCACATCTCGGCCAACGGCGGCTACGGCAACGTGCGCGAGTACGGCGGCCACGGCATCGGCACCGAGATGCACATGGACCCGCACGTGCTGAACTACGGCAAGAAGGGTCGCGGCATGCGGCTGGTCGAGGGCATGTGCCTGGCGATCGAGCCCATGACCACGATCGGCAAGCACGACGTCGAGGAGCTCGACGACGGCTGGACCGTCGTGACCCGTGACGGCGGGCGTGCCGCCCACTTCGAGCACACCGTGGCGATCACCGCGGACGGCCCGATGGTGCTGACCGCACGTGAGTCGAACCGCGATAAAATCACACAGATGGGGCTCGTCCAGCCGACCTGGTGACGGAGGTCCCCATCCCCGGCCCTCATCCGGGAATCCGCTGAAGCAGTGGGGGTGGCGACCACTCACAGGTGTAGAGGCGAGGTACGCAGTGTCCGACTCGGCGCCGTCCATGCGTTCGACCGATTCCGAGCGGGACCGTGTCGCGCAGCTGCTCCAGGAGCACTTCGCCCAGGGCCGCCTGGACCACGAGGAGTTCACCGAACGCCTCAGTCAGGTCTACAAGGCCAAGACGGTGGACGAACTGGCGAAGGTCACCACCGACCTGCCCGAGCGGGACCTGGCCGACGTCGGCCGGATCGCGGTCCCCGACAGCGCGGTTCCGCCCCTGCGGTTGCGCGACCCGGCCCTGATGGTGCCGTGGGTGCTCTACGGGGGCGTGAACGCCCTGTGTTTCTCCATCTGGCTGATCCTCTACTTCACCACCGGGGCGGCCTACCCGTGGTTCCTGTGGGTGCTCGGTCCGTGGGGGATCCTGATGTCGGTCGTCACCTTCGGGGTGCTCGCCGCCCATCGCGGCCAGGGCGAGGAGTAGTCGAGGACCAGGGCGGAGGCGCCCGGTGGTTCCGCGGGTCCGCGGCGTTCGGACTGGAGAACAACGCGACTTTTCGACCAGTTTGTCCTACTGGACAGACGGTGTAGAGTTCTCTGCCCTTCGGTTAGGAGTACTTGTCCGAAGGGGATAGACTGTCATTGCCCATACGCGGGCTGTTGGGTCAGTCTGCCTTCTTTGTGCCACGTCCTTCAAGAGACGTACGCTCTTCTCGCAGTTGGCCCGAGCTTCCAGTGTGTTTCGGCTTTGGCGATCCGGTTTCACCGGGGTCGTCCGAGTCTTCGTGTCATGCGAGACCACTGGGGTCGCGTCGGGTTGTCATGATCAACCAATTGATGAGCGAGGCGTGGAGGACATGGCGAAGAAAGACGGCGCCATCGAGATCGAGGGTTCCGTTGTCGAGTCGCTACCCAACGCTATGTTCAAGGTAGAACTCGACAACAAGCACACGGTCCTTGCCCACATCAGCGGCAAGATGCGGATGAACTACATCCGTATTCTCCCCGACGACCGCGTCGTCGTGGAGCTGAGCCCGTACGACCTCACGCGCGGGCGCATCGTTTACCGCTACAAGTAGCCCGTCAGGGGCCGCACGGCCCAAGACTGGTGATGTGATGAGTTCGGAGTCACCATGAAGGTCAAGCCGAGCGTGAAGAAGATCTGCGCGAAGTGCCGCGTGATCCGTCGTAACCGTCGGATCATGGTCATTTGCTCGGACCCGCGCCACAAGCAGCGCCAGGGCTAGTAACCCCGGCTCGCTGACCGCGGCTTCCGCACAGCGAAAACCCGGTAGGGGGAGGTCTTCCCCACCGGGCACGTGAAACAACGAAAAACCTGTTCCGATCTCCCGCCCGCTGGTGGTGGGGGAGAACCCCCGGTCGGAGGCCGGGGCCTCGTCGATTGGGCGACGAGAGGATGGAACGGGTCAGACCTCCGCATAATGCATGGATGGAGTCTCGCCCACATGGCACGTATTGCCGGCGTTGACCTCCCCCGCGACAAGCGGGTGGAGATCGCTCTCACTTACGTTTTCGGGGTTGGCCGTACTCGCGCCCTCGAAACCCTGAAGAACACCGGTGTCGACGGGAACACCCGCGTCTACCAGCTGTCCGAAGAGGACCTGGTCAAGCTGCGCGAGTGGATCGACGCCAACTACCAGGTCGAGGGTGACCTGCGACGCGAGGTCCAGGCCGACATCCGTCGCAAGATGGAGATCGGAAGCTACCAGGGCATCCGCCACCGTCGTGGCCTTCCGGTCCGCGGTCAGCGTACGCAGACCAACGCCCGTACCCGCAAGGGCAAGAAGAAGACCGTGGCCGGCAAGAAGAAGGCCGGCAAGAAGTAGTCCGCCTCGGACCTGTCAACCGCGTCCGAGAAGACACACACGGACCGATGATCTCTGGGAGTTTCGCTCATGCCGCCTAAGGGCCGTCAGGGTGCCGCGCGCAAGGTGCGCCGCAAGGAAAAGAAGAACATTGCCCACGGGCACGCTCACATCAAGAGCACGTTCAACAACACGATCGTGAGCATCACCGACCCCACCGGTGCGGTGATCGCGTGGGCCAGCTCGGGTCAGGTCGGCTTCAAGGGGTCGCGTAAGAGCACCCCCTACGCCGCGCAGATGGCCGCTGAGGCCGCTGCCCGCCGCGCCCAGGAGCACGGCGTCCGCAAGGTCGACGTCTTCGTGAAGGGCCCGGGTTCCGGCCGGGAGACCGCCATCCGTTCGCTGCAGGCGACCGGTCTCGAGGTTGGCTCCATCCAGGACGTCACCCCGGTCCCGCACAACGGCTGCCGCCCGCCGAAGCGCCGCCGCGTCTGATCGGCACCGGCACCCGCGCCTCCTACCGCGCGGGTGCCCCGTGGTGCGCCCGCCGCGGCCCCTGTCTGGGGCCGCGCGGGCAGGGTAGGAATCCGAGTAGAGGGCACCACCGATCCGGAGGTGCCCATCCGGTGGCCGTCAAATAGCGGGCGGCCATGTGGAAGGGAAGACACGGACCATGTTGATCGCACAGCGTCCCACGCTCGCCGAGGAAGTCGTCTCGGACCTGCGCTCGAGGTTTGTCATCGAGCCGCTGGAGCCGGGCTTCGGCTACACCATCGGTAACTCGCTTCGGCGTACCCTGCTGTCCTCCATCCCCGGTGCGGCTGTGACGAGCATCCGCATCGAGGGCGTCGAGCACGAGTTCACCACCGTGCCCGGGGTCAAGGAGGACGTCACCGAGATGATCCTCAACCTCAAGGGCCTGGTCGTCAGCTCCGAGCACGACGAGCCGGTTCTGATGTACCTGCGCAAGCAGGGCCCCGGTGTGGTGACCGCCGCGGACATCGCTCCGCCGGCCGGTGTCGAGGTGCACAACCCCGACCTGCACATCGCCACGCTGAACGGCAAGGGCAAGCTGGAGATGGAGCTGACGGTCGAGCGCGGCCGCGGTTACGTCTCGGCGACGCAGAACAAGCAGCAGGGCCAGGAGATCGGTCGGATCCCGATCGACTCCATCTACTCGCCGGTGCTGCGTGTGACCTACAAGGTCGAGGCCACCCGAGTCGAGCAGCGCACCGACTTCGACCGCCTGATCGTCGACATCGAGACCAAGCCGGCCATCCGTCCCCGTGACGCCGTGGCCAGCGCGGGCAAGACCCTGGTCGAGCTGTTCGGTCTGGCGCGTGAGCTCAACGTCGACGCCGAGGGCATCGACATGGGCCCGTCGCCGACGGACGCCGCGCTCGCGGCGGACCTGGCGCTGCCGATCGAGGACCTCAACCTCACGGTCCGGTCCTACAACTGCCTCAAGCGTGAGGGCATCCACAGCGTTGGTGAGCTGGTTGCCCGCTCCGAGCAGGACCTGTTGGACATCCGCAACTTCGGTGCCAAGTCCATCGATGAGGTCAAGCAGAAGCTCATCGACATGGGCCTGTCCCTGAAGGACTCCCCGCCCGGATTCGACCCCAGCACCGCGGCCGACTCCTACGGCTCCGAGGACGACGAGGGTGAGTCCTTCGTCGAGACGGAGCAGTACTAACCTTCGTCGCCCCAAGGTCCCCGGCCGAGTGCGGCCGTGGACCGCATCACTAGGAGAACGACACCATGCCCACGCCTACCAAGGGCGCCCGTCTGGGTTCCGGGCCCGCTCACGAGCGGCACATCCTGGCGAACCTCGCCACCTCGCTGTTCCAGCACGGCCGGATCCGCACCACGGAGGCCAAGGCCAAGCGCCTGCGTCCGTACGCCGAGAAGCTCATCACTCTCGGCAAGCGCGGTGACCTGCACGCCCGTCGTCAGGTGCTGACCAAGATCACGGACAAGTCCGTGGTGCACGAGCTCTTCACCGAGATCGGTCCGCGCTACGAGAACCGTTCCGGTGGTTACACCCGTATCACCAAGA
This DNA window, taken from Nocardiopsis exhalans, encodes the following:
- the map gene encoding type I methionyl aminopeptidase; its protein translation is MFRKADPGVQIKTPEQIAKMRAAGQIVARALDTLRAAVRPGVSTLELDSVAEKVIRDAGAVPSFKGYHGFPGSICASVNEEVVHGIPTSERVLAEGDIISVDCGAILDGWHGDSAVTIAVGQGRPEDLAMMETCEESMWQGIAQMRPGKRLGDIGYAIGGHISANGGYGNVREYGGHGIGTEMHMDPHVLNYGKKGRGMRLVEGMCLAIEPMTTIGKHDVEELDDGWTVVTRDGGRAAHFEHTVAITADGPMVLTARESNRDKITQMGLVQPTW
- a CDS encoding DUF1707 SHOCT-like domain-containing protein; its protein translation is MSDSAPSMRSTDSERDRVAQLLQEHFAQGRLDHEEFTERLSQVYKAKTVDELAKVTTDLPERDLADVGRIAVPDSAVPPLRLRDPALMVPWVLYGGVNALCFSIWLILYFTTGAAYPWFLWVLGPWGILMSVVTFGVLAAHRGQGEE
- the infA gene encoding translation initiation factor IF-1 produces the protein MAKKDGAIEIEGSVVESLPNAMFKVELDNKHTVLAHISGKMRMNYIRILPDDRVVVELSPYDLTRGRIVYRYK
- the rpmJ gene encoding 50S ribosomal protein L36, giving the protein MKVKPSVKKICAKCRVIRRNRRIMVICSDPRHKQRQG
- the rpsM gene encoding 30S ribosomal protein S13, which translates into the protein MARIAGVDLPRDKRVEIALTYVFGVGRTRALETLKNTGVDGNTRVYQLSEEDLVKLREWIDANYQVEGDLRREVQADIRRKMEIGSYQGIRHRRGLPVRGQRTQTNARTRKGKKKTVAGKKKAGKK
- the rpsK gene encoding 30S ribosomal protein S11, giving the protein MPPKGRQGAARKVRRKEKKNIAHGHAHIKSTFNNTIVSITDPTGAVIAWASSGQVGFKGSRKSTPYAAQMAAEAAARRAQEHGVRKVDVFVKGPGSGRETAIRSLQATGLEVGSIQDVTPVPHNGCRPPKRRRV
- a CDS encoding DNA-directed RNA polymerase subunit alpha, producing the protein MLIAQRPTLAEEVVSDLRSRFVIEPLEPGFGYTIGNSLRRTLLSSIPGAAVTSIRIEGVEHEFTTVPGVKEDVTEMILNLKGLVVSSEHDEPVLMYLRKQGPGVVTAADIAPPAGVEVHNPDLHIATLNGKGKLEMELTVERGRGYVSATQNKQQGQEIGRIPIDSIYSPVLRVTYKVEATRVEQRTDFDRLIVDIETKPAIRPRDAVASAGKTLVELFGLARELNVDAEGIDMGPSPTDAALAADLALPIEDLNLTVRSYNCLKREGIHSVGELVARSEQDLLDIRNFGAKSIDEVKQKLIDMGLSLKDSPPGFDPSTAADSYGSEDDEGESFVETEQY
- the rplQ gene encoding 50S ribosomal protein L17, whose translation is MPTPTKGARLGSGPAHERHILANLATSLFQHGRIRTTEAKAKRLRPYAEKLITLGKRGDLHARRQVLTKITDKSVVHELFTEIGPRYENRSGGYTRITKIGPRKGDNAPMAVIELVEALSAPAAPAAAAAAPVEEPVEAEATEAKTEEAAEAPEAAAEKAESSETESK